A single region of the Triticum dicoccoides isolate Atlit2015 ecotype Zavitan chromosome 2B, WEW_v2.0, whole genome shotgun sequence genome encodes:
- the LOC119361057 gene encoding uncharacterized protein LOC119361057 produces MPIAPSDEFRRPFWVLLHIHAHARRSRKSAAAVGRGRNNEILLASLLPNHPPTPSNLYLYRKNGPFGDTPCVLSMVDNLILFHAYTGPELRFPPTRLCDFFVYRADPNEPSLKLLPHPPCSVDRDDPFGIFPRGDKHYTIASLVPSISSAYDHVLHLFDSETQIWSRKDLIVESPQASFPVDTPVSTKRILSQHHTSTVITLAGAISWVDLWRGIVFCDMLSENHALSGVPLPLPQITGPARHYRGIALLGGCIRLVEVDSEIVDLPDTCDEETGWAIGRTENWTITTWINKSDKDERNSYAAWNKVTTL; encoded by the coding sequence ATGCCCATCGCCCCTTCCGATGAGTTCCGCCGCCCCTTCTGGGTCCTCCTCCACATCCATGCCCACGCCCGCCGTAGTCGCAAGAGCGCCGCCGCCGTGGGCCGCGGGAGGAACAATGAGATACTACTTGCTTCCCTCCTCCCCAATCACCCGCCGACCCCCTCCAATCTGTACCTGTACCGCAAAAATGGGCCTTTCGGAGATACGCCCTGCGTGCTCTCCATGGTGGACAACCTCATCCTCTTCCACGCATACACCGGGCCCGAGCTCCGCTTCCCCCCGACACGGCTGTGCGACTTCTTCGTCTACCGGGCCGACCCCAACGAGCCGTCTCTCAAGCTACTGCCGCACCCTCCATGTTCCGTCGACAGGGATGATCCGTTCGGCATCTTCCCCCGAGGGGACAAGCACTACACCATCGCATCGCTGGTACCGAGCATATCCTCTGCCTACGATCACGTACTCCACCTGTTCGACTCCGAGACCCAGATTTGGAGCAGAAAAGATCTGATTGTTGAGTCGCCACAGGCGAGCTTTCCGGTTGATACCCCCGTCAGCACCAAGCGGATCTTATCCCAACACCATACATCCACCGTGATCACTCTTGCAGGCGCCATTTCGTGGGTTGACCTCTGGCGCGGCATAGTTTTCTGCGACATGCTCTCGGAGAATCATGCACTCAGCGGTGTCCCACTGCCACTGCCACAGATCACAGGACCTGCAAGGCATTACCGTGGTATCGCTTTGCTTGGTGGATGCATCAGGCTCGTTGAGGTGGATTCTGAAATCGTTGATCTCCCGGACACTTGTGATGAAGAAACCGGGTGGGCTATTGGCCGAACAGAGAACTGGACGATTACCACTTGGATCAACAAGAGTGACAAGGACGAGCGTAATTCTTATGCTGCTTGGAACAAGGTGACCACGCTTTGA
- the LOC119365228 gene encoding uncharacterized protein LOC119365228, producing MTFSITRKEIEGFWRRKEEERRLAAEKEAARAKAKTLKMEDYMLFEQMIREILEEGNEGDKGINDNRMMVAASSRVAELRIGIKHWWKKSTYAYLNEPAVTASMDDNGRSRRAVTYIPQDRCLKVRSAIPASFVIF from the exons ATGACGTTCAGCATCACCAGGAAAGAGATCGAGGGGttctggaggaggaaggaggaggagcgccgcctcgccgccgagaAGGAGGCCGCGAGAGCCAAAGCCAAGACGCTTAAG ATGGAAGATTATATGCTCTTCGAGCAAATGATAAGGGAGATTCTCGAGGAGGGGAACGAAGGTGACAAGGGCATCAACGACAACAGAATGATGGTGGCAGCTTCCAGCAGGGTCGCCGAATTACGGATTGGGATCAAGCACTG GTGGAAAAAAAGCACTTATGCTTATCTGAATGAGCCGGCAGTGACGGCATCAATGGATGACAACGGCAGAAGCAGACGCGCCGTCACTTATATTCCACAAGACAGATGCCTCAAAGTCCGCTCGGCGATTCCTGCTTCATTTGTCATCTTTTAG
- the LOC119365229 gene encoding calcium-dependent protein kinase 12-like → MGNCFTKTYEIPITSGSFERPPPSFSQQPPPAGHGKPPRPPPTTSRRPTLPKQQPPPRPSGRPPLPSFLSGSLSRKVPVGEIGPVLQRPMADVRALYNLERKLGSGQFGTTYLCTERATGLKYACKSVSKRKLLRRADVEDMRREVTILQHLSGQPNIAEFRGAFEDAENVHLVMEFCSGGELFDRITAKGSYSERQAAAVCRDILTVVHVCHFMGVLHRDLKPENFLLASPADDAPLKAIDFGLSVFIEEGKVYKDIVGSAYYVAPEVLHRNYGREIDVWSAGVILYILLCGSPPFWAETEKGIFDAILVGQLDFSSSPWPTISESAKDLIRQMLNRDPKRRITAVQALEHPWLKEGGASDRPIDSAVLSRMKQFKAMNKLKQLALKVIAENLSPEEIKGLKQMFNNMDTDKSGTITVEELKIGLTKLGSKITEAEVQKLMEAVDVDKSGSIDYTEFLTAMMNKHKLEKEEDLLRAFQHFDKDNSGFISREELEQAMTEYGMGDEANIKAVLDEVDKDRDGNIDYEEFVEMMRKGK, encoded by the exons ATGGGCAACTGCTTCACCAAGACGTACGAGATACCCATCACGTCGGGGTCGTTCGAGCGGCCGCCGCCGTCATTCAGCCAGCAGCCGCCGCCCGCCGGGCACGGcaagccgccgcggccgccgcccacGACGTCGCGCCGTCCGACGCTCCCGAAGCAGCAGCCCCCGCCCAGGCCGTCCGGCCGGCCGCCCCTGCCGAGCTTCCTTTCCGGGTCGCTGTCGCGGAAGGTGCCGGTCGGCGAGATCGGCCCGGTGCTGCAGCGGCCGATGGCGGACGTGCGCGCGCTGTACAACCTGGAGCGGAAGCTCGGGAGCGGGCAGTTCGGGACGACGTACCTGTGCACGGAGCGCGCCACGGGGCTCAAGTACGCCTGCAAGTCGGTGTCCAAGCGGAAGCTGCTGCGGCGCGCCGACGTGGAGGACATGCGCCGGGAGGTGACCATCCTGCAGCACCTCAGCGGCCAGCCCAACATCGCCGAGTTCAGGGGCGCCTTCGAGGACGCCGAGAACGTGCACCTCGTCATGGAGTTCTGCTCCGGCGGGGAGCTCTTCGACCGCATCACCGCCAAGGGGAGCTACTCCGAGCGCCAGGCCGCCGCCGTCTGCAGGGACATCCTCACCGTCGTCCACGTCTGCCACTTCATGGGGGTCCTGCACCGGGACCTCAAGCCCGAGAACTTCCTGCTCGCCAGCCCCGCCGACGACGCCCCGCTCAAGGCCATCGACTTCGGCCTCTCCGTCTTCATCGAAGAAG GAAAGGTGTACAAGGACATTGTGGGAAGTGCATACTATGTGGCGCCAGAAGTATTGCATCGGAATTATGGGAGAGAAATTGATGTCTGGAGCGCTGGAGTGATCTTGTATATTCTCTTATGTGGTTCGCCGCCTTTCTGGGCAG AAACCGAGAAGGGCATATTTGACGCAATACTGGTGGGTCAACTTGATTTCAGTAGCAGCCCCTGGCCGACGATATCTGAAAGCGCAAAGGATCTTATCAGACAAATGTTAAACAGAGATCCCAAGAGGCGTATCACGGCAGTACAGGCCCTAG AACATCCATGGCTCAAAGAAGGCGGTGCATCTGACAGGCCTATCGACAGCGCGGTCCTATCAAGAATGAAGCAATTCAAGGCGATGAACAAGCTAAAACAACTAGCGCTTAAG GTAATTGCAGAGAACCTGTCACCTGAGGAAATCAAGGGCCTGAAACAGATGTTCAATAACATGGACACAGACAAGAGTGGGACCATCACAGTTGAAGAACTGAAAATTGGTTTAACAAAGTTAGGATCAAAGATCACCGAAGCAgaggttcagaagcttatggaagcA GTTGATGTAGACAAGAGTGGCAGCATAGACTACACAGAATTCCTGACTGCTATGATGAATAAACATAAGCTGGAAAAGGAGGAGGATCTGCTCCGTGCATTTCAACACTTTGACAAAGATAACAGCGG GTTCATATCAAGAGAAGAACTCGAACAAGCCATGACAGAGTATGGAATGGGTGATGAAGCAAATATTAAAGCAGTATTGGACGAAGTTGACAAAGACAGA GATGGGAATATCGACTATGAAGAGTTTGTGGAAATGATGAGGAAAGGAAAATAG